A single window of Papio anubis isolate 15944 chromosome 8, Panubis1.0, whole genome shotgun sequence DNA harbors:
- the ENY2 gene encoding transcription and mRNA export factor ENY2 isoform X1, which produces MVVSKMNKDAQMRAAINQKLIETGERERLKELLRAKLIECGWKDQLKAHCKEVIKEKGLEHVTVDDLVAEITPKGRALVPDSVKKELLQRIRTFLAQHASL; this is translated from the exons ATGGTG GTTAGCAAGATGAACAAAGATGCGCAGATGAGAGCAGCGATTAACCAAAAGTtgatagaaactggagaaagaGAACG CCTCAAAGAGTTGCTGAGAGCTAAATTAATTGAATGTGGCTGGAAGGATCAGTTGAAGGCACACTGTAAAG AggtaattaaagaaaaaggacTAGAACACGTTACTGTTGATGACTTGGTGGCTGAAATCACTCCAAAAGGCAGAG cccTGGTACCTGACAGTGTAAAGAAGGAGCTCCTACAAAGAATAAGAACATTCCTTGCTCAGCATGCCAGCCTTTAA
- the ENY2 gene encoding transcription and mRNA export factor ENY2 isoform X2: MNKDAQMRAAINQKLIETGERERLKELLRAKLIECGWKDQLKAHCKEVIKEKGLEHVTVDDLVAEITPKGRALVPDSVKKELLQRIRTFLAQHASL, encoded by the exons ATGAACAAAGATGCGCAGATGAGAGCAGCGATTAACCAAAAGTtgatagaaactggagaaagaGAACG CCTCAAAGAGTTGCTGAGAGCTAAATTAATTGAATGTGGCTGGAAGGATCAGTTGAAGGCACACTGTAAAG AggtaattaaagaaaaaggacTAGAACACGTTACTGTTGATGACTTGGTGGCTGAAATCACTCCAAAAGGCAGAG cccTGGTACCTGACAGTGTAAAGAAGGAGCTCCTACAAAGAATAAGAACATTCCTTGCTCAGCATGCCAGCCTTTAA